The following proteins are co-located in the Callithrix jacchus isolate 240 chromosome 10, calJac240_pri, whole genome shotgun sequence genome:
- the MUS81 gene encoding structure-specific endonuclease subunit MUS81 isoform X9 — protein sequence MAAPVRLGRKRPLPACPNPLFVRWLTEWRDEATRSGRRTRFVFQKALRSLRRYPLPLRSGKEAKILQHFGDGLCRMLDERLQRHGTSGGDHTPASPSGQNSPAPQGRPAEVQDSSMPVPAQPKVGGSGSYWPARHSGARVILLLLYQEHLNPKGHQFLTKEELLQRCAQKAPRVVPGSARPWPALRSLLHRNLVLRTHQPARYSLTPEGLDLAQKLAESEGLSLLNVGIRPEEPPGEETAVPGAASAELASEAGVQQPPLELRPGEYRVLLCVDISETRGAGHRPELLRELQRLHVTHTVRKLHVGDFVWVAQETNPRDPAASPGELVLDHIVERKRLDDLCSSIIDGRFREQKFRLKRCGLERRVYLVEEHGSVHNLSLPESTLLQAVTNTQVIDGFFVKRTADIKESAAYLALLTRGLQRLYQAQSVREVFARQLMQVRGVSGEKAAALVDRYSTPASLLAAYDACATPKEQETLLSTIKCGRLQRNLGPALSRTLSQLYCSYSPLT from the exons ATGGCTGCGCCAGTCCGCCTGGGTCGGAAGCGCCCGCTGCCTGCCTGTCCCAACCCGCTCTTCGTTCGCTGGCTGACCGAGTGGCGGGACGAGGCGACCCGCAGCGGACGCCGCACGCGCTTCGTGTTTCAGAAG GCGCTGCGCTCCCTCCGGCGGTACCCACTGCCGCTGCGCAGCGGGAAGGAAGCTAAGATTCTGCAGCACTTTGGTGACGGGCTCTGCCGGATGTTGGACGAGCGGCTGCAGCGGCACGGAACATCCGGCG GTGACCATACCCCAGCCTCACCATCTGGACAGAACAGTCCAGCACCGCAGGGGCGACCTGCAGAAGTCCAGGACTCTTCCATGCCA GTTCCTGCCCAGCCCAAAGTGGGAGGCTCTGGTAGCTACTGGCCAGCTCGGCACTCAGGAGCCCGAGTAATACTACTGCTGCTCTACCAGGAGCACCTG AATCCTAAGGGCCACCAGTTCTTAACCAAGGAGGAACTGCTGCAGAGGTGTGCTCAGAAGGCCCCCAGG GTAGTCCCTGGGAGTGCTCGACCCTGGCCAGCCCTCCGCTCCCTTCTCCACAGGAACCTGGTCCTCAGGACACACCAGCCAGCCAG gtacTCACTGACCCCAGAGGGCCTGGACCTGGCCCAGAAGTTGGCTGAATCAGAAGGCCTGAGCTTGCTGAATGTGGGCATCAGGCCCGAGGAGCCCCCTGGGGAGGAGACAGCAGTGCCAGGAGCAGCTTCAGCAGAGCT TGCCAGTGAAGCAGGGGTCCAGCAGCCACCACTGGAGCTGAGGCCTGGAGAGTACAGAGTACTATTGTGTGTGGACATCAGCGAGACCCGGGG GGCGGGGCACAGGCCGGAGCTACTCCGAGAACTACAGCGGCTGCATGTGACCCACACAGTGCGCAAGCTGCATGTTGGGGATTTTGTGTGGGTAGCACAGGAGACCAATCCTAGAGATCCAG CAGCAAGCCCTGGGGAGTTGGTGCTGGACCACATCGTGGAGCGCAAGCGGCTGGATGACCTGTGCAGCAGCATCATTGACGGCCGCTTCCGGGAGCAGAAG ttcCGGCTAAAGCGCTGCGGCCTGGAGCGCCGGGTATACCTGGTGGAAGAGCATGGATCAGTCCAcaacctcagccttcctgagAGCACGCTGCTGCAGGCTGTCACCAACACTCAG GTCATTGATGGCTTTTTTGTGAAGCGCACAGCAGACATTAAGGAGTCAGCCGCCTACCTGGCCCTCTTGACACGGGGCTTGCAGAGACTCTACCAG GCCCAGTCGGTGCGAGAAGTGTTTGCCCGGCAGCTGATGCAGGTGCGCGGAGTGAGTGGGGAGAAGGCAGCAGCCCTGGTAGATCGATACAGCACCCCTGCCAG cctcctgGCCGCCTATGATGCCTGTGCAACCCCCAAGGAACAAGAGACACTACTCAGCACCATCAAGTGTGGGCGTCTGCAGAG GAATCTGGGGCCTGCTCTGAGCAGGACTTTGTCCCAGCTGTACTGCAGCTACAGCCCCCTGACCTGA
- the MUS81 gene encoding structure-specific endonuclease subunit MUS81 isoform X11: protein MAAPVRLGRKRPLPACPNPLFVRWLTEWRDEATRSGRRTRFVFQKALRSLRRYPLPLRSGKEAKILQHFGDGLCRMLDERLQRHGTSGGDHTPASPSGQNSPAPQGRPAEVQDSSMPVPAQPKVGGSGSYWPARHSGARVILLLLYQEHLVVPGSARPWPALRSLLHRNLVLRTHQPARYSLTPEGLDLAQKLAESEGLSLLNVGIRPEEPPGEETAVPGAASAELAGHRPELLRELQRLHVTHTVRKLHVGDFVWVAQETNPRDPAASPGELVLDHIVERKRLDDLCSSIIDGRFREQKFRLKRCGLERRVYLVEEHGSVHNLSLPESTLLQAVTNTQVIDGFFVKRTADIKESAAYLALLTRGLQRLYQGHTLRSRPWGTPGNPESGAMPSPNPLCSLLTFSDFNAGAIKNKAQSVREVFARQLMQVRGVSGEKAAALVDRYSTPASLLAAYDACATPKEQETLLSTIKCGRLQRNLGPALSRTLSQLYCSYSPLT, encoded by the exons ATGGCTGCGCCAGTCCGCCTGGGTCGGAAGCGCCCGCTGCCTGCCTGTCCCAACCCGCTCTTCGTTCGCTGGCTGACCGAGTGGCGGGACGAGGCGACCCGCAGCGGACGCCGCACGCGCTTCGTGTTTCAGAAG GCGCTGCGCTCCCTCCGGCGGTACCCACTGCCGCTGCGCAGCGGGAAGGAAGCTAAGATTCTGCAGCACTTTGGTGACGGGCTCTGCCGGATGTTGGACGAGCGGCTGCAGCGGCACGGAACATCCGGCG GTGACCATACCCCAGCCTCACCATCTGGACAGAACAGTCCAGCACCGCAGGGGCGACCTGCAGAAGTCCAGGACTCTTCCATGCCA GTTCCTGCCCAGCCCAAAGTGGGAGGCTCTGGTAGCTACTGGCCAGCTCGGCACTCAGGAGCCCGAGTAATACTACTGCTGCTCTACCAGGAGCACCTG GTAGTCCCTGGGAGTGCTCGACCCTGGCCAGCCCTCCGCTCCCTTCTCCACAGGAACCTGGTCCTCAGGACACACCAGCCAGCCAG gtacTCACTGACCCCAGAGGGCCTGGACCTGGCCCAGAAGTTGGCTGAATCAGAAGGCCTGAGCTTGCTGAATGTGGGCATCAGGCCCGAGGAGCCCCCTGGGGAGGAGACAGCAGTGCCAGGAGCAGCTTCAGCAGAGCT GGCGGGGCACAGGCCGGAGCTACTCCGAGAACTACAGCGGCTGCATGTGACCCACACAGTGCGCAAGCTGCATGTTGGGGATTTTGTGTGGGTAGCACAGGAGACCAATCCTAGAGATCCAG CAGCAAGCCCTGGGGAGTTGGTGCTGGACCACATCGTGGAGCGCAAGCGGCTGGATGACCTGTGCAGCAGCATCATTGACGGCCGCTTCCGGGAGCAGAAG ttcCGGCTAAAGCGCTGCGGCCTGGAGCGCCGGGTATACCTGGTGGAAGAGCATGGATCAGTCCAcaacctcagccttcctgagAGCACGCTGCTGCAGGCTGTCACCAACACTCAG GTCATTGATGGCTTTTTTGTGAAGCGCACAGCAGACATTAAGGAGTCAGCCGCCTACCTGGCCCTCTTGACACGGGGCTTGCAGAGACTCTACCAG GGCCACACCCTACGCAGCCGCCCCTGGGGAACCCCTGGGAACCCTGAATCAGGGGCCATGCCCTCTCCAAACCCTCTCTGCTCACTCCTCACCTTCAGTGACTTCAACGCAGGGGCCATCAAGAACAAG GCCCAGTCGGTGCGAGAAGTGTTTGCCCGGCAGCTGATGCAGGTGCGCGGAGTGAGTGGGGAGAAGGCAGCAGCCCTGGTAGATCGATACAGCACCCCTGCCAG cctcctgGCCGCCTATGATGCCTGTGCAACCCCCAAGGAACAAGAGACACTACTCAGCACCATCAAGTGTGGGCGTCTGCAGAG GAATCTGGGGCCTGCTCTGAGCAGGACTTTGTCCCAGCTGTACTGCAGCTACAGCCCCCTGACCTGA
- the MUS81 gene encoding structure-specific endonuclease subunit MUS81 isoform X2: MAAPVRLGRKRPLPACPNPLFVRWLTEWRDEATRSGRRTRFVFQKALRSLRRYPLPLRSGKEAKILQHFGDGLCRMLDERLQRHGTSGGDHTPASPSGQNSPAPQGRPAEVQDSSMPVPAQPKVGGSGSYWPARHSGARVILLLLYQEHLNPKGHQFLTKEELLQRCAQKAPRVVPGSARPWPALRSLLHRNLVLRTHQPARYSLTPEGLDLAQKLAESEGLSLLNVGIRPEEPPGEETAVPGAASAELASEAGVQQPPLELRPGEYRVLLCVDISETRGAGHRPELLRELQRLHVTHTVRKLHVGDFVWVAQETNPRDPASPGELVLDHIVERKRLDDLCSSIIDGRFREQKFRLKRCGLERRVYLVEEHGSVHNLSLPESTLLQAVTNTQVIDGFFVKRTADIKESAAYLALLTRGLQRLYQGHTLRSRPWGTPGNPESGAMPSPNPLCSLLTFSDFNAGAIKNKAQSVREVFARQLMQVRGVSGEKAAALVDRYSTPASLLAAYDACATPKEQETLLSTIKCGRLQRNLGPALSRTLSQLYCSYSPLT, from the exons ATGGCTGCGCCAGTCCGCCTGGGTCGGAAGCGCCCGCTGCCTGCCTGTCCCAACCCGCTCTTCGTTCGCTGGCTGACCGAGTGGCGGGACGAGGCGACCCGCAGCGGACGCCGCACGCGCTTCGTGTTTCAGAAG GCGCTGCGCTCCCTCCGGCGGTACCCACTGCCGCTGCGCAGCGGGAAGGAAGCTAAGATTCTGCAGCACTTTGGTGACGGGCTCTGCCGGATGTTGGACGAGCGGCTGCAGCGGCACGGAACATCCGGCG GTGACCATACCCCAGCCTCACCATCTGGACAGAACAGTCCAGCACCGCAGGGGCGACCTGCAGAAGTCCAGGACTCTTCCATGCCA GTTCCTGCCCAGCCCAAAGTGGGAGGCTCTGGTAGCTACTGGCCAGCTCGGCACTCAGGAGCCCGAGTAATACTACTGCTGCTCTACCAGGAGCACCTG AATCCTAAGGGCCACCAGTTCTTAACCAAGGAGGAACTGCTGCAGAGGTGTGCTCAGAAGGCCCCCAGG GTAGTCCCTGGGAGTGCTCGACCCTGGCCAGCCCTCCGCTCCCTTCTCCACAGGAACCTGGTCCTCAGGACACACCAGCCAGCCAG gtacTCACTGACCCCAGAGGGCCTGGACCTGGCCCAGAAGTTGGCTGAATCAGAAGGCCTGAGCTTGCTGAATGTGGGCATCAGGCCCGAGGAGCCCCCTGGGGAGGAGACAGCAGTGCCAGGAGCAGCTTCAGCAGAGCT TGCCAGTGAAGCAGGGGTCCAGCAGCCACCACTGGAGCTGAGGCCTGGAGAGTACAGAGTACTATTGTGTGTGGACATCAGCGAGACCCGGGG GGCGGGGCACAGGCCGGAGCTACTCCGAGAACTACAGCGGCTGCATGTGACCCACACAGTGCGCAAGCTGCATGTTGGGGATTTTGTGTGGGTAGCACAGGAGACCAATCCTAGAGATCCAG CAAGCCCTGGGGAGTTGGTGCTGGACCACATCGTGGAGCGCAAGCGGCTGGATGACCTGTGCAGCAGCATCATTGACGGCCGCTTCCGGGAGCAGAAG ttcCGGCTAAAGCGCTGCGGCCTGGAGCGCCGGGTATACCTGGTGGAAGAGCATGGATCAGTCCAcaacctcagccttcctgagAGCACGCTGCTGCAGGCTGTCACCAACACTCAG GTCATTGATGGCTTTTTTGTGAAGCGCACAGCAGACATTAAGGAGTCAGCCGCCTACCTGGCCCTCTTGACACGGGGCTTGCAGAGACTCTACCAG GGCCACACCCTACGCAGCCGCCCCTGGGGAACCCCTGGGAACCCTGAATCAGGGGCCATGCCCTCTCCAAACCCTCTCTGCTCACTCCTCACCTTCAGTGACTTCAACGCAGGGGCCATCAAGAACAAG GCCCAGTCGGTGCGAGAAGTGTTTGCCCGGCAGCTGATGCAGGTGCGCGGAGTGAGTGGGGAGAAGGCAGCAGCCCTGGTAGATCGATACAGCACCCCTGCCAG cctcctgGCCGCCTATGATGCCTGTGCAACCCCCAAGGAACAAGAGACACTACTCAGCACCATCAAGTGTGGGCGTCTGCAGAG GAATCTGGGGCCTGCTCTGAGCAGGACTTTGTCCCAGCTGTACTGCAGCTACAGCCCCCTGACCTGA
- the MUS81 gene encoding structure-specific endonuclease subunit MUS81 isoform X4 — protein MAAPVRLGRKRPLPACPNPLFVRWLTEWRDEATRSGRRTRFVFQKALRSLRRYPLPLRSGKEAKILQHFGDGLCRMLDERLQRHGTSGGDHTPASPSGQNSPAPQGRPAEVQDSSMPVPAQPKVGGSGSYWPARHSGARVILLLLYQEHLVVPGSARPWPALRSLLHRNLVLRTHQPARYSLTPEGLDLAQKLAESEGLSLLNVGIRPEEPPGEETAVPGAASAELASEAGVQQPPLELRPGEYRVLLCVDISETRGAGHRPELLRELQRLHVTHTVRKLHVGDFVWVAQETNPRDPASPGELVLDHIVERKRLDDLCSSIIDGRFREQKFRLKRCGLERRVYLVEEHGSVHNLSLPESTLLQAVTNTQVIDGFFVKRTADIKESAAYLALLTRGLQRLYQGHTLRSRPWGTPGNPESGAMPSPNPLCSLLTFSDFNAGAIKNKAQSVREVFARQLMQVRGVSGEKAAALVDRYSTPASLLAAYDACATPKEQETLLSTIKCGRLQRNLGPALSRTLSQLYCSYSPLT, from the exons ATGGCTGCGCCAGTCCGCCTGGGTCGGAAGCGCCCGCTGCCTGCCTGTCCCAACCCGCTCTTCGTTCGCTGGCTGACCGAGTGGCGGGACGAGGCGACCCGCAGCGGACGCCGCACGCGCTTCGTGTTTCAGAAG GCGCTGCGCTCCCTCCGGCGGTACCCACTGCCGCTGCGCAGCGGGAAGGAAGCTAAGATTCTGCAGCACTTTGGTGACGGGCTCTGCCGGATGTTGGACGAGCGGCTGCAGCGGCACGGAACATCCGGCG GTGACCATACCCCAGCCTCACCATCTGGACAGAACAGTCCAGCACCGCAGGGGCGACCTGCAGAAGTCCAGGACTCTTCCATGCCA GTTCCTGCCCAGCCCAAAGTGGGAGGCTCTGGTAGCTACTGGCCAGCTCGGCACTCAGGAGCCCGAGTAATACTACTGCTGCTCTACCAGGAGCACCTG GTAGTCCCTGGGAGTGCTCGACCCTGGCCAGCCCTCCGCTCCCTTCTCCACAGGAACCTGGTCCTCAGGACACACCAGCCAGCCAG gtacTCACTGACCCCAGAGGGCCTGGACCTGGCCCAGAAGTTGGCTGAATCAGAAGGCCTGAGCTTGCTGAATGTGGGCATCAGGCCCGAGGAGCCCCCTGGGGAGGAGACAGCAGTGCCAGGAGCAGCTTCAGCAGAGCT TGCCAGTGAAGCAGGGGTCCAGCAGCCACCACTGGAGCTGAGGCCTGGAGAGTACAGAGTACTATTGTGTGTGGACATCAGCGAGACCCGGGG GGCGGGGCACAGGCCGGAGCTACTCCGAGAACTACAGCGGCTGCATGTGACCCACACAGTGCGCAAGCTGCATGTTGGGGATTTTGTGTGGGTAGCACAGGAGACCAATCCTAGAGATCCAG CAAGCCCTGGGGAGTTGGTGCTGGACCACATCGTGGAGCGCAAGCGGCTGGATGACCTGTGCAGCAGCATCATTGACGGCCGCTTCCGGGAGCAGAAG ttcCGGCTAAAGCGCTGCGGCCTGGAGCGCCGGGTATACCTGGTGGAAGAGCATGGATCAGTCCAcaacctcagccttcctgagAGCACGCTGCTGCAGGCTGTCACCAACACTCAG GTCATTGATGGCTTTTTTGTGAAGCGCACAGCAGACATTAAGGAGTCAGCCGCCTACCTGGCCCTCTTGACACGGGGCTTGCAGAGACTCTACCAG GGCCACACCCTACGCAGCCGCCCCTGGGGAACCCCTGGGAACCCTGAATCAGGGGCCATGCCCTCTCCAAACCCTCTCTGCTCACTCCTCACCTTCAGTGACTTCAACGCAGGGGCCATCAAGAACAAG GCCCAGTCGGTGCGAGAAGTGTTTGCCCGGCAGCTGATGCAGGTGCGCGGAGTGAGTGGGGAGAAGGCAGCAGCCCTGGTAGATCGATACAGCACCCCTGCCAG cctcctgGCCGCCTATGATGCCTGTGCAACCCCCAAGGAACAAGAGACACTACTCAGCACCATCAAGTGTGGGCGTCTGCAGAG GAATCTGGGGCCTGCTCTGAGCAGGACTTTGTCCCAGCTGTACTGCAGCTACAGCCCCCTGACCTGA
- the MUS81 gene encoding structure-specific endonuclease subunit MUS81 isoform X3 yields the protein MAAPVRLGRKRPLPACPNPLFVRWLTEWRDEATRSGRRTRFVFQKALRSLRRYPLPLRSGKEAKILQHFGDGLCRMLDERLQRHGTSGGDHTPASPSGQNSPAPQGRPAEVQDSSMPVPAQPKVGGSGSYWPARHSGARVILLLLYQEHLVVPGSARPWPALRSLLHRNLVLRTHQPARYSLTPEGLDLAQKLAESEGLSLLNVGIRPEEPPGEETAVPGAASAELASEAGVQQPPLELRPGEYRVLLCVDISETRGAGHRPELLRELQRLHVTHTVRKLHVGDFVWVAQETNPRDPAASPGELVLDHIVERKRLDDLCSSIIDGRFREQKFRLKRCGLERRVYLVEEHGSVHNLSLPESTLLQAVTNTQVIDGFFVKRTADIKESAAYLALLTRGLQRLYQGHTLRSRPWGTPGNPESGAMPSPNPLCSLLTFSDFNAGAIKNKAQSVREVFARQLMQVRGVSGEKAAALVDRYSTPASLLAAYDACATPKEQETLLSTIKCGRLQRNLGPALSRTLSQLYCSYSPLT from the exons ATGGCTGCGCCAGTCCGCCTGGGTCGGAAGCGCCCGCTGCCTGCCTGTCCCAACCCGCTCTTCGTTCGCTGGCTGACCGAGTGGCGGGACGAGGCGACCCGCAGCGGACGCCGCACGCGCTTCGTGTTTCAGAAG GCGCTGCGCTCCCTCCGGCGGTACCCACTGCCGCTGCGCAGCGGGAAGGAAGCTAAGATTCTGCAGCACTTTGGTGACGGGCTCTGCCGGATGTTGGACGAGCGGCTGCAGCGGCACGGAACATCCGGCG GTGACCATACCCCAGCCTCACCATCTGGACAGAACAGTCCAGCACCGCAGGGGCGACCTGCAGAAGTCCAGGACTCTTCCATGCCA GTTCCTGCCCAGCCCAAAGTGGGAGGCTCTGGTAGCTACTGGCCAGCTCGGCACTCAGGAGCCCGAGTAATACTACTGCTGCTCTACCAGGAGCACCTG GTAGTCCCTGGGAGTGCTCGACCCTGGCCAGCCCTCCGCTCCCTTCTCCACAGGAACCTGGTCCTCAGGACACACCAGCCAGCCAG gtacTCACTGACCCCAGAGGGCCTGGACCTGGCCCAGAAGTTGGCTGAATCAGAAGGCCTGAGCTTGCTGAATGTGGGCATCAGGCCCGAGGAGCCCCCTGGGGAGGAGACAGCAGTGCCAGGAGCAGCTTCAGCAGAGCT TGCCAGTGAAGCAGGGGTCCAGCAGCCACCACTGGAGCTGAGGCCTGGAGAGTACAGAGTACTATTGTGTGTGGACATCAGCGAGACCCGGGG GGCGGGGCACAGGCCGGAGCTACTCCGAGAACTACAGCGGCTGCATGTGACCCACACAGTGCGCAAGCTGCATGTTGGGGATTTTGTGTGGGTAGCACAGGAGACCAATCCTAGAGATCCAG CAGCAAGCCCTGGGGAGTTGGTGCTGGACCACATCGTGGAGCGCAAGCGGCTGGATGACCTGTGCAGCAGCATCATTGACGGCCGCTTCCGGGAGCAGAAG ttcCGGCTAAAGCGCTGCGGCCTGGAGCGCCGGGTATACCTGGTGGAAGAGCATGGATCAGTCCAcaacctcagccttcctgagAGCACGCTGCTGCAGGCTGTCACCAACACTCAG GTCATTGATGGCTTTTTTGTGAAGCGCACAGCAGACATTAAGGAGTCAGCCGCCTACCTGGCCCTCTTGACACGGGGCTTGCAGAGACTCTACCAG GGCCACACCCTACGCAGCCGCCCCTGGGGAACCCCTGGGAACCCTGAATCAGGGGCCATGCCCTCTCCAAACCCTCTCTGCTCACTCCTCACCTTCAGTGACTTCAACGCAGGGGCCATCAAGAACAAG GCCCAGTCGGTGCGAGAAGTGTTTGCCCGGCAGCTGATGCAGGTGCGCGGAGTGAGTGGGGAGAAGGCAGCAGCCCTGGTAGATCGATACAGCACCCCTGCCAG cctcctgGCCGCCTATGATGCCTGTGCAACCCCCAAGGAACAAGAGACACTACTCAGCACCATCAAGTGTGGGCGTCTGCAGAG GAATCTGGGGCCTGCTCTGAGCAGGACTTTGTCCCAGCTGTACTGCAGCTACAGCCCCCTGACCTGA
- the MUS81 gene encoding structure-specific endonuclease subunit MUS81 isoform X10, producing the protein MAAPVRLGRKRPLPACPNPLFVRWLTEWRDEATRSGRRTRFVFQKALRSLRRYPLPLRSGKEAKILQHFGDGLCRMLDERLQRHGTSGGDHTPASPSGQNSPAPQGRPAEVQDSSMPVPAQPKVGGSGSYWPARHSGARVILLLLYQEHLNPKGHQFLTKEELLQRCAQKAPRVVPGSARPWPALRSLLHRNLVLRTHQPARYSLTPEGLDLAQKLAESEGLSLLNVGIRPEEPPGEETAVPGAASAELASEAGVQQPPLELRPGEYRVLLCVDISETRGAGHRPELLRELQRLHVTHTVRKLHVGDFVWVAQETNPRDPASPGELVLDHIVERKRLDDLCSSIIDGRFREQKFRLKRCGLERRVYLVEEHGSVHNLSLPESTLLQAVTNTQVIDGFFVKRTADIKESAAYLALLTRGLQRLYQAQSVREVFARQLMQVRGVSGEKAAALVDRYSTPASLLAAYDACATPKEQETLLSTIKCGRLQRNLGPALSRTLSQLYCSYSPLT; encoded by the exons ATGGCTGCGCCAGTCCGCCTGGGTCGGAAGCGCCCGCTGCCTGCCTGTCCCAACCCGCTCTTCGTTCGCTGGCTGACCGAGTGGCGGGACGAGGCGACCCGCAGCGGACGCCGCACGCGCTTCGTGTTTCAGAAG GCGCTGCGCTCCCTCCGGCGGTACCCACTGCCGCTGCGCAGCGGGAAGGAAGCTAAGATTCTGCAGCACTTTGGTGACGGGCTCTGCCGGATGTTGGACGAGCGGCTGCAGCGGCACGGAACATCCGGCG GTGACCATACCCCAGCCTCACCATCTGGACAGAACAGTCCAGCACCGCAGGGGCGACCTGCAGAAGTCCAGGACTCTTCCATGCCA GTTCCTGCCCAGCCCAAAGTGGGAGGCTCTGGTAGCTACTGGCCAGCTCGGCACTCAGGAGCCCGAGTAATACTACTGCTGCTCTACCAGGAGCACCTG AATCCTAAGGGCCACCAGTTCTTAACCAAGGAGGAACTGCTGCAGAGGTGTGCTCAGAAGGCCCCCAGG GTAGTCCCTGGGAGTGCTCGACCCTGGCCAGCCCTCCGCTCCCTTCTCCACAGGAACCTGGTCCTCAGGACACACCAGCCAGCCAG gtacTCACTGACCCCAGAGGGCCTGGACCTGGCCCAGAAGTTGGCTGAATCAGAAGGCCTGAGCTTGCTGAATGTGGGCATCAGGCCCGAGGAGCCCCCTGGGGAGGAGACAGCAGTGCCAGGAGCAGCTTCAGCAGAGCT TGCCAGTGAAGCAGGGGTCCAGCAGCCACCACTGGAGCTGAGGCCTGGAGAGTACAGAGTACTATTGTGTGTGGACATCAGCGAGACCCGGGG GGCGGGGCACAGGCCGGAGCTACTCCGAGAACTACAGCGGCTGCATGTGACCCACACAGTGCGCAAGCTGCATGTTGGGGATTTTGTGTGGGTAGCACAGGAGACCAATCCTAGAGATCCAG CAAGCCCTGGGGAGTTGGTGCTGGACCACATCGTGGAGCGCAAGCGGCTGGATGACCTGTGCAGCAGCATCATTGACGGCCGCTTCCGGGAGCAGAAG ttcCGGCTAAAGCGCTGCGGCCTGGAGCGCCGGGTATACCTGGTGGAAGAGCATGGATCAGTCCAcaacctcagccttcctgagAGCACGCTGCTGCAGGCTGTCACCAACACTCAG GTCATTGATGGCTTTTTTGTGAAGCGCACAGCAGACATTAAGGAGTCAGCCGCCTACCTGGCCCTCTTGACACGGGGCTTGCAGAGACTCTACCAG GCCCAGTCGGTGCGAGAAGTGTTTGCCCGGCAGCTGATGCAGGTGCGCGGAGTGAGTGGGGAGAAGGCAGCAGCCCTGGTAGATCGATACAGCACCCCTGCCAG cctcctgGCCGCCTATGATGCCTGTGCAACCCCCAAGGAACAAGAGACACTACTCAGCACCATCAAGTGTGGGCGTCTGCAGAG GAATCTGGGGCCTGCTCTGAGCAGGACTTTGTCCCAGCTGTACTGCAGCTACAGCCCCCTGACCTGA